One genomic region from Leptospiraceae bacterium encodes:
- a CDS encoding glycoside hydrolase family 3 protein has protein sequence MNSILMFIILSLGLGLFASQVHSPLFFKLRYIDYILSLLGAIGLIFLILKYRHRMKKNWIHQFILYTLVCLNVSIVIYTSFIKLRFYYQKQIVWKTGKETLQRYGRHIILGYTDEKEIEMLIKNVGIRGVFLSPKNVRNKSRTELKQMIQNWKTIYCRESGGEELIVTADMEGGMVSRLSPPLRYYQTPGEVYTKEGIEGVKKYAGRKARDLKDIGINMNLSPVVDLQKKPSNANVDLHTQIWKRAISKDPVLVEKVAGAYIEAMLKEGVFPVIKHFPGLARIHKDTHFFTAEIKDALKVLGQTDWLPFWKLPKKYNTGIMLGFVKIQALDKNLASPFSSKVISFLRQEAAPSHILLSDDFSMGPAFYHEKNIGELGFLSLRAGLDLLLISYDHRLYYPMIYTLLKKGQRGEASQFVESENRLKKQFSGRQCN, from the coding sequence ATGAATTCGATTCTTATGTTTATCATCCTGAGTTTAGGACTTGGATTATTTGCTTCCCAGGTTCATAGTCCCTTATTTTTTAAATTACGTTATATCGATTATATATTGAGCTTACTCGGAGCTATCGGGCTTATTTTCCTGATACTTAAATACCGCCATCGAATGAAGAAGAATTGGATTCATCAATTTATTCTATATACTCTTGTATGCCTGAATGTTTCTATAGTTATCTATACTTCTTTCATAAAGCTTCGGTTTTATTATCAAAAACAAATTGTATGGAAAACCGGAAAAGAAACCTTACAGAGATACGGACGTCATATTATTCTTGGATATACCGATGAGAAAGAAATAGAAATGCTTATTAAAAACGTGGGAATACGAGGAGTTTTCTTAAGTCCTAAAAATGTAAGAAATAAATCCAGGACTGAACTCAAGCAAATGATACAAAATTGGAAAACTATTTACTGTAGGGAGAGTGGAGGAGAGGAATTAATTGTTACGGCTGATATGGAAGGAGGAATGGTCTCAAGGCTCAGTCCTCCATTAAGATATTACCAAACTCCGGGAGAAGTATACACTAAAGAAGGGATAGAAGGAGTTAAGAAATACGCTGGAAGGAAAGCAAGAGACTTGAAAGACATAGGTATTAATATGAATTTATCTCCGGTTGTGGATCTACAAAAGAAACCTTCTAATGCAAATGTAGATTTACATACCCAGATCTGGAAGCGGGCTATTTCGAAAGATCCGGTTCTGGTTGAAAAAGTGGCCGGGGCTTACATCGAAGCTATGCTAAAAGAAGGAGTTTTTCCTGTGATTAAGCATTTTCCGGGATTGGCCCGTATTCATAAGGATACACATTTTTTTACAGCTGAAATAAAGGATGCGCTCAAAGTACTGGGGCAAACAGATTGGCTACCCTTTTGGAAATTGCCCAAAAAATATAATACGGGAATTATGTTAGGATTCGTTAAAATACAGGCTCTGGATAAGAATCTGGCTTCTCCTTTTTCTTCAAAGGTGATTTCCTTTTTAAGACAGGAGGCTGCACCTTCCCATATTTTATTAAGTGATGATTTCAGTATGGGCCCTGCCTTTTACCATGAAAAAAATATAGGTGAGCTGGGGTTTCTTTCTCTTAGAGCCGGTCTGGATTTACTTTTGATTAGTTATGATCACCGTTTATATTATCCGATGATATATACCTTACTGAAAAAAGGACAGAGGGGGGAAGCATCTCAATTTGTGGAAAGTGAAAATCGATTGAAAAAGCAGTTTTCCGGAAGGCAATGTAATTGA
- the acpP gene encoding acyl carrier protein: MADMEKIKAIIVEQLGVDESEVTPEAHFIDDLGADSLDTVELVMALEEEFGIEISDEDAEKIQTVGDVAKFIDKLKA, from the coding sequence ATGGCAGACATGGAAAAAATTAAGGCTATAATCGTTGAGCAGCTTGGTGTTGATGAATCTGAAGTAACACCGGAAGCACATTTTATCGATGATTTAGGTGCAGACTCCCTTGATACAGTAGAGCTTGTAATGGCTCTTGAAGAAGAGTTTGGAATTGAAATTTCTGATGAAGATGCAGAAAAAATCCAAACTGTAGGAGACGTAGCTAAATTTATTGATAAGCTGAAAGCTTAA
- the rnc gene encoding ribonuclease III — translation MKKIKPTKQQLPPIPLQRHQELTRLQEKLGIYFKDIQILNTAFIHSSYTNESKYNFEHNERLEFLGDSVLALIVNEYLYNRFLEYPEGKLARLKGKLVSEDSLAKIEESLNLHPFLLLGKGEKEQGGAKRKSIRANLVEAVLGAIFLDKGLRVARQFILSFIKPMTEKLEKDNIFFDYKTTFQEYCQKQFKEIPVYEVLSKSGPDHDNTFTVALYLNGNLQAKGVGKSKKEAERDAAKKALLTLKQ, via the coding sequence TTGAAAAAAATTAAACCAACTAAGCAACAACTTCCGCCTATTCCCCTTCAAAGACATCAAGAATTAACCAGGTTACAGGAAAAGCTGGGAATATACTTTAAAGATATTCAGATACTTAATACAGCCTTTATACATAGTTCTTATACTAACGAATCAAAATACAATTTTGAGCATAATGAGCGTCTGGAGTTTCTCGGAGATTCTGTCTTAGCTCTTATCGTAAATGAATACCTGTACAACAGGTTTTTGGAATACCCGGAGGGGAAGCTGGCTCGTTTAAAAGGGAAGCTGGTTTCTGAAGATTCTCTTGCCAAAATTGAAGAAAGTTTAAATTTACATCCTTTTTTACTTCTGGGGAAGGGAGAAAAGGAGCAGGGTGGTGCAAAGCGAAAGAGCATTCGAGCTAATCTGGTCGAGGCAGTGTTGGGAGCCATTTTTTTGGATAAGGGTTTACGTGTAGCGAGGCAGTTTATTCTGAGTTTTATCAAACCCATGACAGAAAAATTGGAGAAAGATAATATTTTTTTTGATTATAAGACTACTTTTCAGGAATATTGCCAGAAACAATTTAAAGAAATTCCTGTTTATGAGGTTCTTTCTAAAAGTGGGCCGGATCATGATAATACATTTACGGTTGCGCTCTATTTAAATGGAAATTTACAGGCTAAAGGGGTTGGAAAAAGTAAGAAAGAAGCAGAAAGAGATGCAGCTAAAAAAGCTTTATTAACATTAAAACAATAA
- a CDS encoding NUDIX hydrolase, whose protein sequence is MVDFFRKAKKMRVRVAGIIENENGEILFIQQKKKNKEYWLLPGGGIEFGESAEEALARELKEELNLDTNDSKFLFFSESIDPNGKKHLIQIVFYVRVESYKAEIKDKALVDFAFLSHDKILTLEIRPAITEFFEEIEGKRIETLVIPDSLRFLKSRWLAD, encoded by the coding sequence ATGGTAGATTTTTTTCGAAAAGCAAAGAAAATGCGGGTGAGGGTGGCCGGCATTATAGAAAATGAGAATGGGGAAATTCTTTTTATTCAACAAAAGAAAAAGAATAAGGAGTATTGGCTTCTTCCGGGCGGTGGAATTGAGTTTGGTGAATCGGCAGAAGAAGCCCTGGCCAGAGAATTAAAAGAAGAATTGAATCTGGATACGAATGATTCCAAATTTCTCTTCTTTAGTGAAAGTATCGATCCAAATGGAAAAAAACACCTGATTCAAATTGTTTTTTATGTCAGGGTAGAGAGTTATAAAGCTGAGATAAAAGACAAGGCTCTGGTTGATTTTGCTTTTCTTTCTCATGATAAAATCCTGACACTCGAAATTCGTCCGGCTATTACCGAGTTTTTTGAAGAAATCGAGGGAAAGCGGATCGAAACACTTGTAATACCTGATTCTTTACGCTTTTTGAAAAGCAGATGGTTGGCTGATTAA
- the aroB gene encoding 3-dehydroquinate synthase, whose protein sequence is MFLSEERVQFPGTNYYVKLYRDYSGLASELNTYAKASRYIILTEKKIAGLYGKEVSLQLDTLKIPYEFIYIKGGEKNKHIDRLKEVYNSLIKKRIDRKAVILALGGGVVGDFAGFVASTFLRGIRFVQLPTTLLACVDSSVGGKVAVNVDSGKNMVGAFHQPVLVYAALHTLYTLPLKEWRCGLAEVMKHSLLSDRSFFERVLPFRLSELSQHSVLIQYFITRSVQFKASVVAEDEKETGRRAILNLGHTTGHAIESYTSYKKYSHGEAVAIGLITALLLSGEMYSFPENDLHKVLEFMRNSDFPTYSKIQASKLTEHMLHDKKTDAEGIKFVLLKSVGEVEFGVPIRKDQIVSAWKKQKKV, encoded by the coding sequence ATGTTTTTATCTGAAGAGAGGGTTCAATTTCCTGGAACTAATTATTATGTAAAGCTGTACCGGGATTATTCCGGTCTGGCTTCTGAGCTGAATACCTATGCAAAAGCTTCTCGTTATATCATTTTAACAGAAAAAAAAATAGCCGGACTCTACGGAAAAGAAGTTTCCTTGCAGCTTGATACTCTTAAAATTCCCTATGAATTTATCTACATTAAGGGTGGAGAAAAAAATAAGCATATTGATAGGTTGAAAGAAGTTTACAATTCTCTAATAAAAAAACGAATAGATAGGAAAGCGGTTATTTTAGCTCTCGGTGGTGGGGTTGTGGGTGATTTTGCCGGATTTGTAGCTTCTACCTTCCTTCGTGGAATACGCTTTGTTCAACTTCCAACAACTCTTCTCGCCTGTGTGGATTCTTCTGTGGGTGGAAAAGTGGCCGTTAATGTCGATAGTGGAAAAAATATGGTGGGAGCTTTTCATCAACCGGTTCTCGTTTATGCAGCATTACATACTCTTTATACCCTTCCTTTAAAAGAATGGCGTTGCGGTCTGGCAGAAGTTATGAAGCATTCTTTGTTAAGTGATAGAAGTTTTTTTGAAAGAGTTTTACCTTTTCGCTTATCTGAACTTTCTCAGCATTCTGTACTTATTCAGTATTTTATTACCCGCTCGGTTCAGTTCAAGGCCTCAGTGGTAGCAGAAGATGAAAAAGAAACCGGCAGAAGAGCTATATTAAATCTCGGTCATACTACAGGTCATGCTATTGAATCCTATACTTCCTATAAAAAATACTCTCATGGAGAAGCGGTTGCAATAGGACTTATAACAGCCCTTTTACTTTCCGGGGAGATGTATTCTTTTCCTGAAAATGATTTACACAAAGTTCTGGAGTTCATGAGGAATTCTGATTTTCCAACCTATTCAAAGATTCAGGCTTCAAAACTAACAGAACACATGCTGCATGATAAAAAAACAGATGCAGAAGGGATTAAATTTGTTCTTTTAAAGTCTGTAGGAGAAGTGGAGTTTGGAGTGCCTATAAGAAAAGATCAGATTGTTTCTGCCTGGAAAAAGCAAAAGAAAGTATAA
- a CDS encoding SocA family protein — translation MENKKEKVTLGRIASYLLTKNPYLSRSELSKLVFLLDYNYCKRNNETFTGINWEFNQFGPFTHDTEKAFLKENYGESLQSVTAFGAPVTRYKVNVPVEELPGEIQEILDHFLAIHKAMNYNEFIKFVYNTYPVKNSKKGQYLNIPELVEKELDEEVEEVWEDIIENFDDVMVELAK, via the coding sequence ATGGAAAACAAAAAGGAAAAAGTAACATTAGGTAGAATTGCATCTTATCTTCTTACTAAGAACCCATACCTTAGCAGATCAGAACTATCCAAGCTTGTTTTCCTGTTGGATTATAATTATTGTAAACGCAATAATGAAACATTTACTGGGATTAATTGGGAATTTAACCAATTTGGGCCTTTTACCCATGATACTGAGAAAGCTTTTCTTAAAGAAAACTATGGGGAGAGTCTTCAATCAGTAACTGCTTTTGGTGCTCCTGTAACACGATATAAAGTAAACGTTCCTGTTGAGGAACTTCCTGGAGAGATTCAAGAAATTCTCGATCACTTTCTAGCTATTCATAAAGCGATGAACTATAATGAATTTATCAAATTTGTTTATAATACATATCCGGTAAAGAACTCAAAAAAAGGTCAATATCTTAATATTCCTGAATTGGTAGAGAAAGAACTGGATGAGGAGGTAGAAGAAGTATGGGAGGACATTATAGAAAATTTTGATGATGTTATGGTAGAGCTTGCTAAATGA
- a CDS encoding type II toxin-antitoxin system death-on-curing family toxin, with protein MIEIPTIRQVIKQHQKSIDRYGGGPLILDENKIESALKSMYDPSLGVPEVCAKISFRIISNHPFQDGNKRTALFTLLLMLKKNGHKYNGRKKDLEEIIKKLADGKETEEGYMAFIFHHTEKL; from the coding sequence ATGATAGAAATTCCAACTATCAGACAGGTTATAAAACAACATCAAAAATCTATAGATAGATATGGAGGAGGGCCATTAATCCTTGATGAAAATAAAATAGAGTCTGCATTGAAATCTATGTATGACCCTTCTTTAGGTGTTCCTGAAGTTTGTGCAAAGATTTCTTTCAGGATCATTTCCAATCATCCATTTCAGGATGGAAACAAACGTACAGCTTTATTTACTCTCTTATTAATGCTAAAAAAAAATGGCCATAAATACAATGGAAGAAAAAAAGACTTAGAAGAAATCATTAAAAAACTGGCAGATGGAAAAGAAACGGAAGAGGGCTACATGGCCTTTATTTTTCACCATACAGAAAAACTTTAA
- a CDS encoding ABC transporter permease: MKFFIKLLQESIYGAGYTIILLYHTLLQSPSIFFKRNEILHQMYVTGISSFFVVSIVAVFTGMIMALNAGLGLKDFGAEGQIGYLLTITLTREMSPFMTALILAASVGSALAAEIGTMKVSEEIDALEVMSIDPVRYLVFPRVFGFSSVVPILCVYSSILGVLGGAVVGQFQLGVNYKVYFNDVINRVSTIPGLKDLWVGLFKGYVFGIIVSVVSCSHGLRASNGAIGVGRATRQSVVTSFLLVIFFGYVLTAIFYR, from the coding sequence ATGAAATTTTTTATAAAATTATTACAGGAATCTATATATGGTGCAGGTTATACGATTATTTTACTTTACCATACTCTTTTACAATCTCCTTCTATTTTCTTTAAAAGAAATGAAATCCTTCATCAGATGTATGTTACCGGGATTAGCAGCTTTTTTGTAGTATCTATTGTAGCTGTTTTTACCGGTATGATTATGGCCTTAAATGCAGGACTCGGTTTAAAAGATTTTGGTGCGGAAGGACAAATTGGTTATTTATTGACAATTACTCTAACAAGAGAGATGTCTCCCTTTATGACAGCTTTAATACTGGCCGCTTCAGTAGGCTCTGCTCTGGCTGCTGAAATTGGAACCATGAAGGTGTCAGAAGAAATTGATGCTTTAGAGGTTATGTCTATAGATCCGGTTCGTTATCTTGTTTTTCCCAGGGTATTTGGTTTTTCGAGTGTTGTTCCGATACTCTGTGTATATTCCAGTATATTAGGAGTTTTAGGTGGTGCCGTTGTAGGACAGTTTCAATTGGGAGTAAATTATAAGGTATATTTTAATGATGTTATAAATCGTGTTTCTACAATTCCCGGCTTAAAAGATTTATGGGTAGGTTTGTTCAAAGGCTATGTATTCGGGATTATTGTATCAGTTGTTTCCTGTTCTCACGGACTCAGGGCTTCTAACGGAGCTATCGGTGTTGGACGGGCTACCCGTCAATCAGTAGTGACTTCATTTTTGTTGGTAATATTTTTTGGATATGTATTGACTGCAATTTTTTATAGGTAA
- a CDS encoding DUF1343 domain-containing protein codes for MDKTIKRFFKRFENAYVGILTNQSAYGYNHQYHFQLYRQHLNVKVLFLPEHGLFAELQDQVSGSNLHYHYEGISISNLYGDTESSLYADETVLSGLDYVLIDIRDVGARYYTFLTTALYIMKAIHRHNRKRKGKAVEILIIDSPNPIGRKIEGSPLKVAYESFVGVEGVLHRHGLSPAELLSYYNYRFKLRLNLHILPVGTIYPKKMKVSDWISPSPNIPSRQTCYVYPGQCLLEGTNISEGRGTTRPFEIFGAPYINIENRNLLKRLAEHSHGTFQLRPLLFIPTFHKHANEICGGFQLMLEDKKRFHSLLFTLHFLRCIQEEYLSNFSYREGVYEFCSNRKAIEILVGDEYLLEYLDGKREYKEIEEYLKESENYWKHIAEDYYLY; via the coding sequence ATGGATAAAACAATAAAGCGTTTTTTTAAACGGTTTGAGAATGCTTATGTAGGGATTTTAACAAATCAAAGTGCCTATGGTTATAATCATCAGTATCATTTTCAACTGTACAGACAGCATCTGAATGTAAAAGTGTTATTTTTGCCGGAGCATGGATTATTTGCTGAATTGCAGGATCAGGTATCCGGAAGTAATTTACATTATCATTATGAAGGAATTAGTATTTCTAATCTGTATGGAGATACTGAGTCCTCTTTGTATGCAGATGAGACGGTTCTTTCCGGTCTGGATTATGTATTAATAGATATTAGAGATGTAGGAGCGAGATATTATACATTCCTGACAACAGCCTTATATATTATGAAAGCAATACACAGGCATAATAGAAAACGAAAAGGAAAAGCTGTGGAAATTCTAATAATAGATTCTCCTAATCCAATAGGTCGGAAAATTGAGGGGAGTCCGTTAAAAGTTGCTTATGAGTCTTTTGTTGGAGTGGAAGGGGTCTTGCATAGACATGGACTCAGTCCGGCAGAACTTTTATCTTATTACAATTATCGCTTTAAATTACGCTTGAATTTGCATATTCTTCCGGTTGGAACCATTTATCCTAAGAAAATGAAAGTTTCCGATTGGATTTCTCCCTCTCCTAATATACCTTCACGCCAAACCTGTTACGTATATCCGGGTCAATGTTTATTAGAAGGAACGAATATATCCGAAGGAAGGGGAACGACAAGACCTTTTGAAATTTTTGGTGCTCCTTATATTAATATTGAAAACAGGAATCTATTGAAGCGATTGGCGGAACACAGTCACGGAACTTTTCAGTTACGTCCCTTATTATTTATTCCCACTTTTCATAAACACGCAAATGAAATCTGTGGTGGTTTTCAACTTATGCTGGAAGATAAAAAAAGGTTTCACAGTCTTTTATTTACTTTGCACTTTTTGCGTTGTATACAGGAAGAATATCTCTCAAATTTTTCTTATAGAGAAGGAGTATATGAGTTTTGCTCTAATCGAAAAGCTATTGAAATTTTAGTAGGAGATGAATACCTGCTTGAATATCTGGATGGGAAAAGAGAATATAAGGAAATCGAAGAATATTTAAAAGAGTCAGAAAACTACTGGAAGCATATCGCGGAAGACTATTATTTATATTAA